The Fragaria vesca subsp. vesca linkage group LG2, FraVesHawaii_1.0, whole genome shotgun sequence genome includes a window with the following:
- the LOC101312214 gene encoding probable ribosome-binding factor A, chloroplastic-like gives MPYLVLHSPPLASFPCHLASSRFPIQTHKPAAWIHPRNNHAALLRGIRCMAKPRRVAMVAKQIQRELSDMLLTDKVLQYAILPEVSLGADRYLSSLTTISDVEVSTDLQVVKVFVSVFGDERGKEVALAGLKSKAKYVRGELGRRMKLRLTPEIRFIEDESLERGSRVIAILDRIKNEKKIGEIQDEYQLESSDTPQDDKDWEDDDPDEDIIYVK, from the exons ATGCCATACTTGGTTCTCCACAGCCCACCACTCGCGTCCTTCCCATGTCACCTTGCATCATCAAGGTTCCCAATCCAGACCCACAAACCAGCGGCCTGGATCCACCCAAGAAATAATCATGCGGCTCTGCTCCGCGGCATTAGGTGCATGGCGAAGCCGCGCAGAGTGGCAATGGTGGCTAAGCAGATACAGAGGGAGCTCTCTGACATGCTCTTAACAGATAAGGTGTTGCAATACGCTATTTTGCCCGAGGTTTCTTTGGGTGCCGACCGTTATCTCTCTTCTTTAACCACAATTAGTGATGTTGAGGTCTCTACCGACTTGCAG GTGGTTAAAGTATTTGTATCTGTCTTTGGTGATGAAAGAGGGAAGGAGGTTGCCCTTGCCGGGCTAAAGTCAAAAGCAAAGTACGTCCGTGGTGAATTGGGAAGGCGTATGAAACTGCGGTTGACTCCTGAGATACGCTTCATAGAAGATGAATCGTTAGAGAGAGGAAGCAGG GTGATTGCAATATTAGATCGGATAAAGAATGAGAAGAAAATTGGAGAAATTCAAGATGAGTACCAATTGGAATCATCCGACACCCCTCAGGATGATAAAGATTGGGAGGATGATGACCCAGATGAAGACATTATATACGTGAAGTAG